In a genomic window of Phacochoerus africanus isolate WHEZ1 chromosome 6, ROS_Pafr_v1, whole genome shotgun sequence:
- the TRMT12 gene encoding tRNA wybutosine-synthesizing protein 2 homolog, producing MEKEGGKPASVVAVVTEPRFTQRYREYLEKQKLLDRQHRVEKMPDGTVALPVLGEALSEQHLRELRDRVAPGSTCVLTQLLHPVPSKKTQGCSPAQRLCLEVSRWAESRGVTWSAELEADLPRSWQRHGDLLLLSEGCFQAKQWRNLEPELWETIASALGVRRLAKRGRISPDGTRTPAVSLLLGDHGWVEHVDNGIRYKFDVTQCMFSFGNITEKLRVASLPCAGEVLVDLYAGIGYFTLPFLVHAGAAFVHACEWNPHAVVALRNNLELNGVADRCQIHFGDNRKLRLSNIADRVNLGLIPSSEEGWPIACQVLRLDAGGILHIHQNVESFPGKKLQPPGSSETEKEYWPSLQQIITNQLKNGAASDCRRKMQSAAIKPEWQRWAEAAETRLATLLWQVHGKPWKTQILHIQLVKSYAPHVDHIVLDLECRPCPLVG from the coding sequence atggaaaaggaaggagggaagcccGCGTCTGTTGTCGCAGTTGTGACTGAACCTCGGTTTACGCAGCGGTACAGGGAGTATCTCGAGAAGCAGAAACTCCTGGATAGACAGCACCGTGTGGAAAAGATGCCTGATGGTACCGTGGCGCTACCGGTGCTGGGAGAGGCCCTCTCTGAGCAGCACCTGCGAGAGCTGAGGGATCGTGTGGCTCCAGGCAGCACCTGTGTGCTAACGCAGCTCCTGCATCCGGTTCCTTCAAAGAAGACCCAGGGTTGTTCACCTGCCCAAAGGTTGTGTCTTGAGGTGAGTCGCTGGGCAGAGAGCCGCGGAGTTACGTGGTCAGCGGAATTGGAGGCTGATCTGCCCCGATCTTGGCAGCGACACGGTGACCTCTTGTTGCTGAGTGAGGGCTGTTTCCAAGCCAAGCAATGGAGAAATCTGGAACCAGAACTCTGGGAGACTATTGCCTCGGCACTTGGAGTCCGGCGTTTGGCCAAACGAGGGCGGATATCACCCGATGGCACTAGAACTCCAGCTGTGAGTCTGCTGCTGGGCGACCATGGCTGGGTAGAGCATGTGGATAATGGGATCCGGTATAAGTTTGACGTAACTCAATGCATGTTCTCCTTCGGAAACATCACCGAGAAGCTTCGTGTGGCATCGCTGCCCTGTGCTGGAGAGGTGCTGGTGGATCTCTATGCGGGGATTGGTTATTTTACCTTGCCTTTCCTAGTTCATGCTGGTGCTGCCTTCGTCCATGCCTGTGAGTGGAACCCCCATGCTGTAGTTGCGCTGAGAAATAACCTTGAGCTCAATGGAGTAGCAGATCGGTGCCAAATACACTTTGGGGATaacagaaaactgaggctctcaAACATCGCAGACAGGGTGAACCTGGGGCTGATTCCCAGCTCTGAAGAAGGCTGGCCTATTGCCTGCCAAGTGCTAAGACTGGATGCTGGAGGCATTTTGCATATTCACCAAAATGTGGAGTCTTTCCCGGGGAAGAAGCTCCAGCCTCCTGGAAGCAGTGAAACGGAAAAGGAATATTGGCCTTCTCTTCAGCAAATTATCACCAACCAGTTGAAAAATGGAGCTGCTAGTGATTGTAGGAGAAAAATGCAATCAGCGGCCATCAAGCCAGAGTGGCAAAGGTGGGCGGAAGCTGCAGAAACTCGCCTTGCCACACTTCTTTGGCAGGTGCACGGGAAGCCATGGAAAACACAAATCCTGCACATCCAGCTAGTGAAATCCTATGCTCCCCACGTGGATCACATAGTCCTGGATCTGGAATGCCGCCCCTGTCCTCTGGTTGGCTAG